A window of the Cellvibrio sp. pealriver genome harbors these coding sequences:
- a CDS encoding MarR family winged helix-turn-helix transcriptional regulator, which yields MQPIDQVLTSLRRVIRAIDLHSKQLVKTASVTGPQLRLLQLIRSQGDATASELSDAMSLSQATVTSILDRLEDRGLIERIRSQTDKRKVHPRLTDGGNALLDKAPAALQDNFVRKFDQLQSWEQHMIIASLQRLAEMMDAEHIDASPYLDLGSLDRPIDKHPHEKD from the coding sequence ATGCAACCTATAGATCAAGTACTGACCAGCCTGCGCCGCGTGATACGCGCAATTGATTTGCACTCAAAGCAATTAGTCAAAACGGCCAGCGTCACCGGCCCACAATTGCGACTGCTGCAACTTATCCGCAGCCAGGGCGATGCCACGGCCAGCGAACTGTCCGATGCCATGAGCCTGAGCCAGGCCACAGTCACCAGCATTTTGGATAGGTTAGAAGATCGCGGGCTAATCGAACGTATCCGCTCGCAAACCGACAAACGCAAAGTCCACCCGCGCCTGACCGATGGCGGCAACGCATTACTCGATAAAGCGCCCGCCGCATTGCAAGACAACTTTGTGCGCAAGTTTGATCAGCTGCAAAGTTGGGAGCAGCACATGATTATCGCCTCACTCCAGCGGCTGGCCGAGATGATGGATGCCGAGCATATCGATGCATCGCCCTATCTGGATTTGGGCTCGCTGGATCGCCCCATCGACAAACACCCTCATGAAAAAGACTGA